TATGCTGAGCTGAAAGCCGAACGTTTTATGACAGATCAGATTTCCCTGCTTCATGAAGCAGAGGATCTGGCTGACGGTATCAATTTTATGCTCAAATCGATCGGAGAATTTACAGACGCCGACCGTGCTTATGTATTTGAAACCAGTGAAAATCATACTTCTACCAATACTTATGAGTGGTGCGCCGCAGGAGTCACCCCGCAGATCTTACGGATCTTCATATTCTTGTTGTAGAGGATAATGAACTGAACCTTGAGATTGCTGTTTTCTCTCTGGAAGCCGCAGGACTTAATGTATCCACAGCCATCAACGGACTGGAAGCCGTCCGGCTTTTTGAAAAATCAAAGCCATATGAATACGACATCATTCTTATGGATATTATGATGCCGGTTATGAATGGTCTGGATGCCGCAAAGGCGATCCGCGGACTTTCCCGCCCTGATGCCACAACGGTTCCAATCATTGCCCTCAGCGCCAATGCTTTTGCGGAAGATATCCAGAAGTCAAAGAATGCCGGAATCAATGAGCATCTCGCAAAGCCACTGGAAATGGATAAGGTGTTGAAAGTGATTGCATCATATTGCAAGTAGCAGAAAGAAACAGATACTCTCTATGTATTGCATATTTTTTCAGAGTTTCTGTTTTATAAAAAATCGGATTATCAGGCGATCTGTCATTTCCCCGATAATCCGATTTTTATTTTACTTACATCTCAAATGCTTTCTTTATACTGTCATAATGCAGAAACTTTCCTTCTGCCGCAAATGCCTTAATTTCATCTAATGTTGCAAACATATAACCATCTGTCTCTGCCTCCTGAAGATGGAGATCTTTTTCATCAATATCCATCACAAAACGATACACATCTACGAAATAATTATCTCCTTCCCCCGGATTCTCTCTCTTGTAAGTGAAAAGATAACCTCCGTCTGCCCGGCTTACATCCAGTCCTGTTTCTTCTCTGACTTCTCTTAATACAGCATCGTAAGACGCTTCTCCCGCCTGCGCAGCACCGCCGGATACCTCCCACCAGCCCGGTGCCCAGGCTTTCGTCATTACCCTTTTAGTGATCAGAAATTTCCCGTCCGGTCTTGCTACAACGCCAAGAACAGTAAGGTGATACTCCCCGTTCTTCAGACACCAGTCATTGCGCTTCATCGTTCTTCCTGTTGGTTTCTTGTCTGCATCATAAATATCCCATAATTCCATTGTCTGCATCTCCTGTTCTTCTTGTCTGTAGTTTCTTATGTCATTATAATATGTCTTTCAGAACTTCACAATCCTTTATCGTCAGTTTCTCTCTGCCTTCCAGTTTTTCCTTACACTCCTTCTCTCTGTAAATCCTACAATATCTTTCAACAGTATAATCAGTTCAAATCCGCTCCGGTACGGATAATCTCTTCCCCAGATATGCACTATCCCCTGAAAAGATGCGAACTCCCGTCCCATTACTTTTAACCAGAAAACAGCTGCATGCTCCGATTTTTTTACCAGCTCCAGTTCCTTTCCCGTTTCAAGATACCGTCTTCTTTTCTGATTTCTTCTGACCTGTGCTTTCCTCAGTAATACACCATTCTGCTCGCAAGTTTCATCCAGATACAGCAAAAGCCCGTCAAATCCTGTGAAATTGATCTGTGCATCCTCTCTTTTGGCATCCTTCCAGTACAGAATATTTCCAGACGGAATCCTCCCTTTTTCCCAGTACATCCGGATAAAGAAAAGCTCCCCGATATGTCTGTTATCATCCAGCGACCGGTCTTCTGTTTTTTCAGCAAATACTGTCTGCATTTTTATCCCCCCTCATTTATATTTATCCTCTTCTTTTTTTCTTCCTTTTCCAGCACAAGATCATGCCTGCAACGAGTACATTAAGACCGATTGCAGCATACCATCTCCGATACGTCTTCTCTCCTGTCAGGATTGGCTCCGCTCTCTCCGTCACCTCACAGCGTACGCCCCGCACCAGAAGCCGTTTGGTATTGATACCGTAAGGCGTACATGTCAGTAATGTGCAATAATCCTTCTCCTTATCCAGGGCAAGCAGTCCCGTTTCCTCCGGTTCTACAATATCGATCCGATCGATTTGATAGAAAATCGTCTGCCGGAGCACTGTAATTGTAAAATAGTCTCCCACCTTCAGCTTGTCCAGATCCGAGAAAAGTTTCGCCCCCGGCAGTCCTCTGTGGGAAGAAAGCACCGCATGTGTTCCCTTTCCGCCTATCGGGAAACTGCTTCCTTCCACATGTCCTGCGCCATTGCAGATTGCAAAATCACCAGTTCCATGGTAAATCGGAAGTTTCACCCGGATTTCCGGAATTTCCAGATATCCCATCACACCGTCAGATGTCATATTCAAAAGTGCTCCATAACTATCAGCATTTTTGTCATTCGGCACTGGGTTATTCTGTTCCAGAAGCATCACATTATACGCTCTTGTCTGTGCGATCATTTCCTCTTCCTTCCTGACATCCAGCTTCTCCACTGACCTTTCATATCCATCTACCACCCTGCTTTGCCGACCGGCATTCCAGATCTTTCCGACTTTTGGATAGAGCATGACCGCGATTCCCACAAGAAGGATTCCTGTCCATATAAAAAAGAAAAGTCTTCCCCTTCGTTCCGGCTCATTCACTATCATACAATTCGTTTTCGTCTTTTTGTATTCAACAGGACAACTCCTGCAACAATTGCAATCAGTACTCCACTGACCGTAAAGATCATTTCACCTGTTCCACCTGTCCCCGGAAGAAGTTTTCCTGATTTATTTACAACAACTTTTACCTTTGCTGCAAAATTTGCATTTGTATAAGTTACCTTTGTCTCAGTCTCGCTTTCTGTAACATTTCCGTTTTCATCAAGATATGTGCTGGCGTCCGTCCTTGTCGCCCTGATCTTTTCGGCACTTACCAGAAATGACTCCGTCAGCTTGTTATATCCTTCTGGTGCTTTTGTTTCTGTAACTCTGTAATCACCCATCTTCAGACCTTTGATCACCACAGCTCCATCACTTCCGGCTTTCACCTTTCCGGTTCCGGTCTGTCCGCCTTTTACAGTATACACACCGCTTTCTTCTTCTGCCTGAACCGGGAACGGCACTTCAAATTCCACTCCGGTAAGTGCCCCTCCTTTTTCATTGACCTTCTGGATCACAACCGCATAGGTATCTGTTGTTGTAGAGTCCTCTATCGAGCTTTTTCCCGGTTCCTCTGTCGTATAATTCCATGAAAATCTGGCACTGTTCTTATTTCCTTCACCGTCAATCACTGCTTTATCGTTTAACACAGCCGTATAATCAATGGTAATTCTTGCCCCGGTATCATAAAGATTTTTCCAGCCATTTTCTCCTTCATCCGCTGCCCAAGGGATCGTAACCGGGAAAGTTGTATTTTCAAACTGTTCCAGCGGTTCTTCTTCAATCATCACAGATGTGATCTTTGCTGCATCAAATCCGGTCGGAAGAGTATCTTCAATAATGAATTCCTTGATCTGCTTGTCTGCAACATAATTCGAGGTGTTGATCTGTAAACGGAAATGAACCATTTCACCGATACTGACATTATTTTCCTTTACCTGTTTACCATCGTCAAGTACAATACTTTTCCCTCCGGCATTCCCGTCATTCCCCGGAGTCCACTGCGGCTCCTTACTGTTTTTGTCCACGATCTGCGCGTCTTTTGCAACACTCGTTACCATGATCATACCGCCATCTTTTAAAGTGCTGGTGACATAATAGTAGCCGTATGGAAGACCGGTGATTTTTAATATAGAGCCATCGGAAGTTTTACTGCATATCTTTGTTCCATTCTCCTTAATCCATTCAATTGCACCTTCTGAAAGCTGTTCGTTAGAATCTGTTTTATATGCTTCTTTTTTCGCCGATATGTTTCCTACCGAATCTTTCTCAAAATACGGATTATCTACAAAATTTTTTGTACTATACGCTACCGAAGTCCTTTCCGCATTCACTTTTGCATCAAATACTTTATAGATAGAATATACAATCCCTTTTGATGCATTCTCAATCGTAATACTGCCATTACCTCCTGCCCCCGATACACTTTCCTGTGCAAATGCCGTCATCGACATCCCCACGATCGTTACTGCCATTACCAAAACGGATAACAGCCGTCTCAATTGTCTCATTCTTTTTCCTCTCTTTCTTTTTATTTTCGGATCCTTTCCTCATTTTACACATCCATACAACCGATTTCCGTTTCTTTTCCGTCCAAAAACCGTTTCTTTTTCAT
The sequence above is drawn from the Coprococcus comes ATCC 27758 genome and encodes:
- a CDS encoding class C sortase, which produces MIVNEPERRGRLFFFIWTGILLVGIAVMLYPKVGKIWNAGRQSRVVDGYERSVEKLDVRKEEEMIAQTRAYNVMLLEQNNPVPNDKNADSYGALLNMTSDGVMGYLEIPEIRVKLPIYHGTGDFAICNGAGHVEGSSFPIGGKGTHAVLSSHRGLPGAKLFSDLDKLKVGDYFTITVLRQTIFYQIDRIDIVEPEETGLLALDKEKDYCTLLTCTPYGINTKRLLVRGVRCEVTERAEPILTGEKTYRRWYAAIGLNVLVAGMILCWKRKKKRRG
- a CDS encoding SpaA isopeptide-forming pilin-related protein; translated protein: MRQLRRLLSVLVMAVTIVGMSMTAFAQESVSGAGGNGSITIENASKGIVYSIYKVFDAKVNAERTSVAYSTKNFVDNPYFEKDSVGNISAKKEAYKTDSNEQLSEGAIEWIKENGTKICSKTSDGSILKITGLPYGYYYVTSTLKDGGMIMVTSVAKDAQIVDKNSKEPQWTPGNDGNAGGKSIVLDDGKQVKENNVSIGEMVHFRLQINTSNYVADKQIKEFIIEDTLPTGFDAAKITSVMIEEEPLEQFENTTFPVTIPWAADEGENGWKNLYDTGARITIDYTAVLNDKAVIDGEGNKNSARFSWNYTTEEPGKSSIEDSTTTDTYAVVIQKVNEKGGALTGVEFEVPFPVQAEEESGVYTVKGGQTGTGKVKAGSDGAVVIKGLKMGDYRVTETKAPEGYNKLTESFLVSAEKIRATRTDASTYLDENGNVTESETETKVTYTNANFAAKVKVVVNKSGKLLPGTGGTGEMIFTVSGVLIAIVAGVVLLNTKRRKRIV
- a CDS encoding response regulator, whose translation is MVRRRSHPADLTDLHILVVEDNELNLEIAVFSLEAAGLNVSTAINGLEAVRLFEKSKPYEYDIILMDIMMPVMNGLDAAKAIRGLSRPDATTVPIIALSANAFAEDIQKSKNAGINEHLAKPLEMDKVLKVIASYCK
- a CDS encoding NUDIX hydrolase, whose translation is MELWDIYDADKKPTGRTMKRNDWCLKNGEYHLTVLGVVARPDGKFLITKRVMTKAWAPGWWEVSGGAAQAGEASYDAVLREVREETGLDVSRADGGYLFTYKRENPGEGDNYFVDVYRFVMDIDEKDLHLQEAETDGYMFATLDEIKAFAAEGKFLHYDSIKKAFEM